A region of the Ranitomeya variabilis isolate aRanVar5 chromosome 5, aRanVar5.hap1, whole genome shotgun sequence genome:
AAAAAACAGATTTACAGGAAGTGGAGATCACACAGGACCTATGGTATCAAAGTGTAAAGAGTGAGGAAGGCACAGAGGGAAGGAGTTTATGAATCTGGTAAAGCATCGGCGAACAGAAAGAGGAGAGAACACACTGACGACTTGCAGTAGGGGAAAATCAAACCCGTCTTGGCATAAGAATTTCCCCTCACAGAGATCTATCATGGGCCAGAGAAATAATTTGCATCTGTCGTAGATTTTTTACAGAAGGGAAAATCATtccaggaatgaagctgtgctgatacatgaGACTTGGAGAAGACAGCAGCGTCTAGGacacactgacctcacatccagcctgtattactgggagggacacgacCACTGGAGAAATGTCTGAAACTAGGATCAGGTTGTAAAGTGCATATCAGGAGGTCTGGGATGGATGAAAGAAAGAAGACTGCAGTGAAACTCAAGGAAACCACTAACACATGTACAAATATTTTCTTCCAGGATAAAGGTGTGACCCCTTAATAAACTTGATTCATCTTATTAAATCTACAAAATTGCAAAGGGCTCATAAGAACCAAGCCAACTTCTTATTTCCCTCTTATGAAAACTCCTCTCCATTCTGTAAAGCTGCAGTGTACAGATTGTTGCCTAGGTTATCGGCCACCTCTGCAGTGCAGTTTCCCAGGAATGTAGCATTTTCTTGCAATCTCCCGGCtttagagcttgtaagtgctgctctgaagctgagGGGTCGCTGCATCTGGTAAACGTCAGTGCTTCATCCTAAATCCTAAAGACAAAGCTGACTCTACATGTTACAACGCTGGTCCATACTGTGAATCTTAAGAAGATCACAGTCCCTGGCAAGAAGGAAATTACGAGGCCGAGGAGAGGTGCGCTACTGAAGACAGGAGATTATAGGACCCATATAAAGATGTTGTTCCCCTTCAGAAAAAGTTTAACTTTGGCAACAGTTTGTCATAAAACAGTAAACTGGGCCGTCCTCACCGTCCGCGGTTCCAGCGCTGAGCTCCCGGTGCTGATTCTGATGTCCGGTATTGGCTAAAGCCCTGACGTGACTTCGAAagtgcagcagccaatcagtgagctcaacgGCTCTGCCCGTGTGGATAGCATGCCTCCCTCAGacatgctgagctcactgattggttgTTGTGCTGTCAACATGACGTCAGTGCCGCATCCTATACCGGACATCGGAAGCAGCACTACAGACTCAGCACCGATACCGAGGACGGTGAGCAGAGCCGCAATCTATACCAAACTGTATCCGGGGCTGAACATTTACTAAAAGGAGACGACCCCGTAATATTTATCTACAGACACTAGATATACCCCTCCAACCGATGCATCCTATTGGCCGATTGCTTCACCAATCATATTCTAATCCCTGTAATGTCATCTGTCGCTGGGTAGATTTCTACTAGGATGATGTTTCCTCACAGCTGCTCCTGATATCTTTATAGAACCATTTAATACACATAACACAGCATGAAGGGGCTCGGAGAAGgcggcagtgaaggtgtgtaagtgtctgatggggtcacacagctcataaaaggacaactgcccggcctcataatccagacatatcctgacCCGATCACTGGAGATCTGGTGAGGTAACGGGATCACTTTACTGTCATGCATCACTGAATACTGATTATTACACTCCAGTCCTCCATATAAACCCCAGGACTTGTTATTACATCCAATGTATGACTGACGCCCCCTCCTGTCTATACTGGGGTAACACATCCCTACActccaccactctgacctactgccctccacatcccagtaatgttGTCCTGAGGTAAATCTCCTCCCGCTCATCACCTGATAACCctggaatctctctgctgtttctggacgATTCTGTCTTATTTCTGTCCAGGTCGCAGAtttcaggtcgtctgatataaggagattattagcagccgtgtttacatccagtaatatgtctgcaggatcCTGAACATGGAAGATCACATTTATATCTCTTATCATAGCAGAtaatgtgtgtgatatgtgtgagATCAGCTCTGCACCacgatcacctccatcatgtccccatgtgtcctcatcatctccctcctcctcaggatcacacaagtcaccggtgtctggatcctgtaagacagtcagtggatccatcatgttacacagctcctcaatgtgcctcatcttcctggacagctcgtccttctttatttccagcttCTGGATCACATCAGACAGGGACATCTGTTCTTCCCGCCTGGAGATGTCactcaggaccttcttctccaggtcgtccacccATCTCCTG
Encoded here:
- the LOC143777010 gene encoding E3 ubiquitin-protein ligase TRIM39-like is translated as MASAGLRKELECSICLTLYTDPVTLRCGHNFCRVCIDRVLNTRDGSGVYSCPECREKFRRRPALIRNITLSNVVENFLSTEPHQEEITGICCTYCIHSPVPAVRSCLHCEASLCDNHLRVHSKGPEHVLTDPSTSMETRKCSVHKKILEYYCTEDAVCICVSCSLAGEHRGHRVEMLEEASEKKKEKMRNVLQNLNTKRKKTEERVRSLEEQRRKVKEKSSGEDKRVTALFIDIRRWVDDLEKKVLSDISRREEQMSLSDVIQKLEIKKDELSRKMRHIEELCNMMDPLTVLQDPDTGDLCDPEEEGDDEDTWGHDGGDRGAELISHISHTLSAMIRDINVIFHVQDPADILLDVNTAANNLLISDDLKSATWTEIRQNRPETAERFQGYQVMSGRRFTSGQHYWDVEGSRSEWWSVGMCYPSIDRRGRQSYIGCNNKSWGLYGGLECNNQYSVMHDSKVIPLPHQISSDRVRICLDYEAGQLSFYELCDPIRHLHTFTAAFSEPLHAVLCVLNGSIKISGAAVRKHHPSRNLPSDR